The following DNA comes from Rhipicephalus microplus isolate Deutch F79 chromosome 6, USDA_Rmic, whole genome shotgun sequence.
cgcatccgtggtttatttggtagagcgttgcgctgcggcccgccaagtcctcttttttttaaagatacagagaagactgcggacgctgccgacggcggtggatggtttggggtcgcttataaagtgtattcacacttaaaactcgGCTGAATCCCATTATTCACAAGTGCATACACATTGCTGGCATCAAGCGCTCGCATGACGCAACGGCACTGCATCAGCGCGTCTTGCCCAGCTAGACTTTGGTGACGCGTTCAAGGATCATTCGTGCCGCCTGCACAGTCTGTGCGAGCAAAGAATCTGCTATTACATTTgttattaaatgtgaagcattttttaactatcttcggcgacattgagcatattttttctatctatctatctatctatctatctatctatctatctatctatctatctatgtatctaactatctatatatatatccatctatctatccatctatctatccatctatctatccatctatctagccgcctacaacttttagctctcctggccgtttcgataatggtatcgataacaaacttggtatggcataacatgagtgtatgaagaacatatttgacttctCGTgatatgaaaataatgacatgtatgtcatgaatgtcatgattcaccttttatggtcctgcagctcctgcggtggattcgttaacatggcatgttgcaaaagagGTATGATATAGCATGATTGCATTGTGAACACAAGCGCAGACCCTAACATCATAATCtatatatgcgtgtcatgtaacaacatgactacatgccacgctcatgatgcgctggcggctgtttcgctagcttcacttataccaaatttggtattacgggatgtaaatgaattacgaaggtataatactggtgcaaacatgataaacatgagatgcgtgtcatgaaacaacatgactacatgctacgctcataatgcgctcgcggccgcttcactagcttcacatgtacaaactcggtattacgtgacccgAATAGAAGACAGGtaaatgaaacatccaaacatgataatcacgacatgcgtgtcatgtaacacgactacatgcaacactcatgatgtggtcgcggccgtttcgctagcttcacatatgccaaatttggtattacaggacgtcaatggataacgaaggtatgtgactggtgcaaacatggtaatcatgagatgtgtgccatgcgagaacatgactacatgcaacaacctggactattcacaaggcccgttcatacccctctctccagacggcatacgtcacgctaTTTGTCCAATggtatgaccggcacagcaaggaggtcgcttgcaagggacgctcatcggcgtaacggtcaaacgctgtccgcgtcctgcaggaacgcgggaggcgtctgtgtgcgccgcaggaaatgcacatcagcgtcgctgggacacacagcaaCAACACCTAGActatagtctaggtggtgttgctacATGTCGCAGTCAAGGTtacaatacatttcgacgttagGCGGTGCACgttctcgccggcgttcatttcgtcgcgccacgccagcgttgcgacgccaggcccCGGTTTCACCATATACTCGCCGGCGTGcgctgcactgcgttgctttgacgcatgcgtgtttcagcgcgttcggcgtccctccgtcatgaaaagagggagacgcagtgttgtctgggtaacgcatcggcgcggatttcgcgccggttgccgtcgggccgcgccaacggacgctggtcgcgcatggcgtcagactatgagtgctcgcgctttgctaacgtaacgtcgctgtgcccagcgtgcgcgcgcgtgaatgctgctacattagagtatattgacccttcattatgcgctcacggccgttttgctcgctccacatataccaaatttggtcccacgtgacgtcaatggatgacgaaatatatgactggcgcaaacgtgataaagttgacacgcgtgtcatgtaagaacatggcacgATACCACGGTAATAGCATGTTCGCAGCCGTTTCggtagctccgcatatactaaatttggtatcacgtgacgtgaataaatgccgaagataaacgacacatccaaacatgataattatgacacggaagtcatgcacgacatcatttacctccaccttgtcacgttgtgctgatttaaagtgacagattgattgattgattgattgattgattgattgattgattgattgattgattgattgattgattgattgattgattgattgattgattgattcgtatgtagggtttaacgtccaaaaaacaCCACATGGATACGAGaaacgcggtagtggagggctccggaaatttcgaccacctggggttctttaacgtgcaaccaaatctgagcacacgggcctacaacatttccgcctccatcgaaaatgcagccacccccgccgggatttgattccgtgacttgcgggtcagcagccgagtaccttagccactagaccacagcggcagggcattaaagtgacatatcaacctttcttatttgtgctcgcatatcatcgactcccactgtacgtgggatctgccaatgtttCTTCATTTCGAATTTAAACTCTGGAACAAGGAGCACTGGAATTTCAACCTCGTTTCGCATTGATCATAAAGAAAAAACGCCTGTTCAATGAAAGAACAATATTTCGAAAGAGCTGCTGGATCCGACACTTTTGACAGTATTCGAGACGTCAGCGAATTCAAATTACGTCGATGCGAGATCATTGTCAGTGTTGGATACGACGTGCGTGTCTTCACTAAGCGGACCGGCCACTGCGTGTTCGCTTTCGAATGCTGGCTATACTCACGTGATCACGTGCTCCGCAATGTCTTCCAGTTTCGCCCAGGCTTTGCTCGTGTTGTATAAGTAGTATCCGATGCCGACAAACACTTTGCGACGTTCTCTGTCATCACCCAGTAGATTGCGCAGCGTCTAGGAAACGAATAGCGAAGGATTATTATTTTTACGTAACGTTGGCGCCCGTACAGCTGTCAACGTGCACGGTTTCCACCAACGGTCCGACGCGCGGTCTCTCCTCGCTTCGACTGAGGTCAGCGCCGCCAAGCGTTGGAGGCCGTATGTTTACTGCAACAACGATAGATGAGGCACGCGTACATTTCGCTAGTAAATTTCTGTTTCACTTCCGCCAGACCATTCGCTTGGCTGGTATGTTTTCGCCACGTTTCTGTTATGGCTACGTTCATTACATTCTTGCATATATGCTCAAGTCGGGAAAGAAGTATTGAGTGCTATTCCAAATTCAAGATGTGCGGGAGACATCGCAGGCAATATTTCATTGCTGAGATACGTGTACGACAACGAATTCATTGATAGTGTGCCAGAGCGTAGCCAAGAGTTAAACGTGTCGAAAATGTGCCAGCCTAGTGAATGTATTCGACCCCCCGGGCAGGCAAAAGTGACACAGAAATTTCCTAGGGAAATTGGCGTGTGCTTCATTTATAGCTATTTGCAACAAAAATACGACGTGCAACGCTTGGCGGCGCGGACGTCAGTTGAGGCGATGAGAGGCCACGCGTCGGATCGTTCGTGTTAACCGTACCGACGGCTGGACGCCAAAAAAGAACATCACTCTACAAAAGTTTGCACTGGCGCTCGTCGTGCCAAGTGACAGCCACGTAAAAGACGTGCCGTATAGGCTTACCTTAAGTAAGGATGGCACGGTGTTGATCGTGTAATTTTCGACTTCCTCTTGCCAGCCGTAGAGGTTCAGGATGCCATAGTTTTGCACTCGATTCATTAGCTTCGAGTGGTTTAAGTGATCCCTGATCTTGATATTCTCGAACTGCTCGTTCTGCATATATCTGCGGAAGAAGAAAACTTGCACGACTAAGGTTAAACAGGATTACAGAGAGCTCACCTAATCAGTACGTATTTATTCTAAACGGCAGCTAGAGTGTGCAAacacgcgcacaagaaaaaaGTTACACCACGAAAGGTTACTAATAGCTCAAGATGTATACGCACAACGGCAGAGAACAAAGCACGAAAGCTTATCTGCGCATGTGCGTGCAAAATGCAAACCTATAAGACTGGCATGCGTTGGGGTCACCTGAAGGATAACTGTCGAGACATTTGATTTCATCTTTAATTGATacgtggcgtttaacgtcccaaggccaccttatgattatgagagacgccatagtgtagggatccggaaatttcgaccacctggggttctttaacgtgcacctacacCTGAGCACagaagcctacagcattttagcctccatcgaaaatgcagccgccgcagccggggtttgaccCCGCTACCTgagggtcagaagccgagtaatTGTCAGTTATAACTATATACGACCGTGGTGAGGCATTAGACTTCATCTTTATGCAAGTAAATTGACAATCGGCGCCCACACGCGTGGACACCATCGTCGATATGACATGCCTCATTCATCAGACGGGTTTCTTTATTCTTATATGCCAAAACAAACTGCACATTCATCGATTTGTGGCACACACTTACATTTTCCACTAAGTTAAAGCAAGAGTATAAGGGGAGCCTCCGGTTTGCGATTTCTAATGTTCCAATTATCTCTTCTTACCGGTGATTCTCTCCAACGTacaagccccaccgtggtggtctagtggctaaggtactcggctgctgacccgcaggtcgcacgttcgaatcccggctgcggcggctgcatttccgatggaggcggaaacgttgtaggcccgtgtgttcagatttgggtgcacgttaaagaaccccaggtggtccaaatttccggagtcctccactacggtgtctctcataatcatatggtggttttgggacgttaaaccccacatagcaaagCTCCAACGTACAAGCGGCCGCACTTGAAAGAGACCTTACAAACTACATCAGTGAATACGTTGGTATTTCATGAAACAAATATCGGTTCCTTTTTTTCCGTCATTGTGCTTATCCTCAGTCATTAGAGGCTTTTTTGGTGTCCTGACTTTCTTCTTCTGTCCATCTTTGCACGCTTTGTGTTTTAAACCGATTAGATAAAACATCATGCGAGTGCTAATTTCGATTTCGATAGAAATATGGTCACTTCGATAATTATTTTGTCGTCACCGTCATgcccggatatatatatatatatatatatatatatatatatatatatatatatatatatatatatatatatatatatatatatatatatatatatatatatatatatatatatatatatatatacaaactttCGATGCACCCGACCGAAGCTTCAAACTAGCAACCCCTCTCTCCGCTTGCCGTGCGTTATCGACAATCAGCCGATTTCAATCAGCCAAATAATGCATGTATTCCGCTATTTAACGCTGCCGCTGAGCAAATAACATCGCGCACATCTTGCGGCAGATGACATCACGTGGCATGAGACACAGACGGGTCACTGAACGTGCCTTAGTTTAAAAGAGAAAGTAATTCTTAAGAGCGTCGCGTTGTACACTGCCGAAACTTGCAGCGCGTTGCGCAAAGGCTGAGAGTTATTATTCCACGCTTTTCGTGTGTATACCTGTGCGCTCTTTAGAATAATCACTTGGACTTCAGCGGTGCGCTTCAAATATAAAGCCACTTATTCTTCTTCGTGTAATATCGCATGCACTGGGTCAACCTTGTGGTGACActgactttctttttattttttcgagGGGGGAAAAGGGTCGGGAACAAGGCTAGCGTGAATACCACAGAAATTTAACAGCCCATCTGCCCTACTCTTCatccccttctttctttttttttctctctatttctttctgttccctttttctttctttctttctttctttctttctttctttctttctttctttctttctttcttccttcctttctttctatgTCAAATGTTTTGATGCCAAGTgttttgcgtgcgtgcgtgtggcgGAAGGGGGGCGGGGTGCGCCCTCGCTTTTATAAGCTCCTATAGCGTCATTCGGAAACGGCTACTCACACAAGATGGAATGAGAAACCACAGGTGGAGAACTTGTAAGTCTTGCAAGCGTTCAGGAACGCGTACAGGCTTATGTCGTTGACCGTCCCAATCACGGTGTTGTTGAATACGCGCACGTGAGTGTAGATCACGATGTCGCACGACTGGTCGGGCGGGAAGAGCGGAGCGATTGCCGCCTGCGGCCCCACCGAGCACAGCAGAGGAGGCGGCGTAGTCGTCGACGTcgacgtcgtcgttgttgttgttgtggtggtggtggtggtcgttgttgtcgtcgtcgtagttGTTGTAGTGGTagtcgtcatcatcataatcgtcATAGTCATCTTCGCAGTGTCTGCGGCTAAAGGTTAGCACGAGAGTCGATTATCTTTTGCACAATAAAGAGCCACATGTCAACGACAGAGGTTTCGCTAGTaattggcacacacacacacacacacacacacacacacacacacacacacacaaaaaaaaaaaacactgtgcgCTGCCTATAAGCCTATTCCAGCGCGGCGGAGAGCCACACACTCCCCAGGCAGGTTTACTCCTGGCAAGCCAGTTGCACTTGTCACGTGATCGTAGGGTGTGGTCGCAAGCTTTCGTCTGGGCGGAGCCTACGCGCCGCGATGTCCTTACGAGCACCTAAGCACGTCGACAGCGCCTTAGCGCTGTTTAAAACATGGAATGGGCCTATTAGTACGCTATGAAGACTATGGAAATCCTGGCACACTGCCAGGCCTCTCGAAGCATAGCGTATTCATGCATAGTATAGCAACTGATTGAGAAAGGTAAATGCGGGTGAGGATAGATGGGATGCTGAGAAGGAGAATAAGGAAGAGTAATTAGAATAAATCATCGGAACGGTTAACTAGGTGAGTCATCCTGCTTCCATTTTGAACGAATACTAGCACCACAGAAAGCAACGGCGAGAATAAGAAGGAGCTCGGACTCGAAACTGACATTTCTCTTCCGAAACAAAGCAGAATAAATAGCACCTGGAAAAATTAAGGCCAACAAAAGCCTACGCGGCTAATGAAACACGTACGTGACGAGCGCTATATCCGTGAGCTATGATACTTCTGCATCTGAGAGTGCCAGCGAAGGCTGACTGATACACTTTTCACTTTCAAGTGGCATCAAGTGCACCTTCGTGATTTCCCGTGAGCGCTGGTCTCTGTGGCAATGCGAGATTTTCGTTCTATCAAAACAAGGCTCATGACCACTTCTTCGACAATGAATGGCCAAACGAGAACCTGTGCCGTTGTCAACATTCCACGCATCTTGCATTGCGCTCACGCGAAATTGTGGAGGCGTCCTAGATGTCGCTTGAAAGTGACAAGTGTATCAGTCAGCCATCATTGGCGCTATCAGATGCAGAAGTATAATAGATCACGGATAGCTTGCGTTACGTCCATGTCTTATGAGACACGTGggattttgtttcttttgtccCCTTGCACATGTGCGATGGTTGTTTGTTCGCTTAGTTTTTCTAGATGCCATTCATGGCACTTCTTTTCGGAATAAAATTCTTTTTGCTAATCAGAGCAGTAGTCTATCTTTCCTCTTGTCATCCTCGTTATTGTCGCGTTTTCATTCGTTCAAAATAACAGTAAAGCCATGCATGGCTATTTATAGTACATAGTACAGCAAGGAATTGgggaaagaaaatgagaaatatGAATAATGAAATGAGAAGGACAAAGAGTAAAATATAACATAATCTTGTATATAGTGTAGAAAAGGGAAGATAAGTCTTGGTGAGGAGGAAGAGACCGCCACCAGCTGCAGCTGTTTCCTCGGTCCtcgcaccacaagcgcttatACTacagctgccttaatttttttagAGTCGTAGACATCTTTTCGCAGTGTTATGGAAGCTACAGTACCGAAAAATATGCTTAGAAGCATGCCATCGAATAGTTCGTAAATTTGTCAGTTTTCTGTGTATTTATGCTCAAATAACTCCTGCTTTAGTTATAATGAGACTGATACTGTCAAGGAAAGTTGGAGATAAATATAAAATTATTTTCAATTCTGCAATAAATTcttgtttctgtttctttttttaaggcaGCACGCACTTTTCCGCACGCATTTTTTATAGGTAAACCTGACATTCAAGCTTGCCGTTTATTCATCCAATAAAGAGATACTAGAAATATTTCACTGAAATGCCCATTGAAAAATCCAAATGACTGTCCCCCACtcacacttttttatgtagatgTTTTCGTAAACGTCTAAATACTCCAAGCTAGCGTAAACGAAGCTGGAAATGGAAGTCTGCAAGCCGTCGTACTTCTAGCCGAACAACACGAAAGCGATGAAGCCCCGCCCCCATGGCTTTCACTCCGATGCCAAGATGAGCCGCCCCCGACTATGTTGCCAAAGCACTTCTACCCAACTTAAGGGGATTTCTAGGATGTGGGCAACGAACACAACCCTTCAGGTGAACTCAGTGGGGGAATGGTAACA
Coding sequences within:
- the LOC119168067 gene encoding uncharacterized protein LOC119168067, which codes for MLLAAMMVVIVVATVALQDSEVNEEFGPIGGGGGGGGGGGGGSGGGGGGGGGGGGEEEEKKTTTTTVNSTKVTAPGNVSVSISTLTKATADTAKMTMTIMMMTTTTTTTTTTTTTTTTTTTTTTTTTSTSTTTPPPLLCSVGPQAAIAPLFPPDQSCDIVIYTHVRVFNNTVIGTVNDISLYAFLNACKTYKFSTCGFSFHLVYMQNEQFENIKIRDHLNHSKLMNRVQNYGILNLYGWQEEVENYTINTVPSLLKTLRNLLGDDRERRKVFVGIGYYLYNTSKAWAKLEDIAEHVITPAVDVLVLMTTILTMPFQDQCITLPINAYKSLDPYTPTMEKSFNMVKSTFGRPSLIVAFALQMGVVMYWLKQKPQTANSALYQRCKVFYLTD